A window of the Brassica napus cultivar Da-Ae chromosome C5, Da-Ae, whole genome shotgun sequence genome harbors these coding sequences:
- the LOC106417329 gene encoding uncharacterized protein LOC106417329, which yields MADSLQKAISAMSIEDEAPLVLPDSPLFTVCDENATSLLGRLLNTDCQSMARMIDYMPTAWRVYGRVRGIALSRDRFQFIFQREEDLQTVLNDRPWSYNHWTMVLERWTASPPDDFLTTLEIWIRIRHIPVNHFTIDTMYMLAKEIGHVEDIAFDPKVSHFKDYVRARVTFKVDNPAKASRKLSLPSGGTVNIKYEYEKIHKRCFYCLRLTHEKIRCPLLRKGHGSIKKGDLQRSTTKVDHLSSGVAPSQPQIASLEAPPGFPPLFPELSKEEHKMAMMYISHSDETERLARIERVKQGIADNAREASLRLVRITNEFDKGKGHVYHYPDSLAKPISLEARLGSSSSQPKNIIIEEEEAESSDTLSAAFSAPAHISTGFQLGPSSEGRVSRKLNSGKTQRKRPSSWKRKSTTPLQEALTTIPAEESDLSAVPSAKRKQSSSVPFSDNKTPRHTVSSVASVLKPLLPQ from the coding sequence ATGGCTGATTCTCTCCAGAAAGCTATTAGCGCTATGTCTATTGAAGATGAAGCGCCTTTGGTCCTACCGGACAGTCCTCTGTTTACTGTCTGTGACGAGAATGCTACGAGTTTGCTCGGTCGGTTGTTGAATACAGACTGCCAATCCATGGCTCGTATGATTGATTACATGCCTACAGCGTGGAGGGTTTATGGAAGGGTTCGAGGCATTGCTCTTTCTCGTGACCGCTTTCAGTTCATCTTTCAAAGGGAGGAAGATTTGCAGACGGTGTTGAATGATCGCCCATGGTCTTACAATCATTGGACCATGGTGTTGGAGAGATGGACTGCATCGCCTCCTGATGATTTTCTCACTACCTTGGAGATATGGATAAGGATACGACACATCCCAGTGAATCATTTTACCATCGATACGATGTACATGCTTGCGAAAGAAATTGGACATGTGGAGGATATTGCTTTCGATCCTAAAGTCTCTCACTTCAAGGACTATGTGCGTGCAAGAGTTACCTTCAAGGTGGACAATCCTGCTAAGGCGTCGAGAAAACTATCCTTACCGTCTGGTGGCACTGTCAACATTAAGTATGAATATGAGAAAATTCATAAAAGGTGCTTTTACTGTCTACGTTTGACTCATGAGAAAATTAGATGTCCACTCCTCAGAAAGGGGCATGGCTCGATCAAAAAAGGTGACTTGCAGCGTTCTACTACAAAGGTGGATCATCTGTCTAGTGGTGTGGCCCCCTCTCAGCCGCAGATTGCCTCTTTGGAAGCCCCCCCTGGTTTCCCCCCTCTGTTCCCAGAGCTCTCAAAAGAGGAACACAAGATGGCAATGATGTATATCTCTCATTCTGATGAGACGGAACGACTTGCTCGTATCGAACGAGTTAAACAAGGCATTGCTGACAATGCTCGAGAGGCATCTTTACGCCTTGTCAGAATTACAAATGAATTTGATAAAGGGAAGGGACACGTCTATCATTATCCTGACAGTCTCGCTAAGCCCATATCCTTGGAGGCAAGACTGGGAAGTTCTAGCTCTCAGCCAAAGAATATcatcattgaagaagaagaagctgaatcCTCTGATACTCTTTCTGCTGCATTCTCTGCGCCTGCTCATATTTCGACGGGTTTTCAGCTCGGCCCTTCTTCGGAGGGGCGAGTCTCCAGAAAATTAAACTCAGGCAAGACACAGAGGAAACGTCCTTCTTCATGGAAACGGAAATCTACTACGCCACTTCAAGAGGCGCTAACAACAATCCCTGCAGAGGAAAGCGATCTTTCTGCAGTACCCAGTGCGAAAAGGAAGCAGAGCTCCTCTGTTCCCTTCTCAGACAACAAAACCCCAAGACACACAGTCTCTTCGGTGGCTTCCGTATTGAAGCCGCTGCTCCCCCAATGA